The stretch of DNA AAAATGCCTTTTGATGTATATATGTGAGTAAAAGTTGGCCATATCGTTTTGAGGTTTTTTATTGTAAATCACTTTATCATTAACTACAATAACCAACGGATCGGAACTATTCACGTACTTGCCATATATGTAAAATTCCCTTGTTTTATCTGAGTACATGCTAGTATCTATAGATATATTGTTCTGGTCATCCAATTCAAATTCCTCGTCATATGCCCCTCCTTCTCCTTGCTTGATAATGCCCAATCCAACGCTATAAAAAAATGTATTTGGTTCCCCAAATTTCTTTTCAATTTTATATCTGAGATTGTTTGGCACTTGAAAAAAGATCAATACCGTTACCAATGCAATTATGCAAATGAAGATCTTCTTTTTCACTTCAGCATTCCTTCTCTCAGTAAAAGAATTGTTTCATTAATATACCAACGATTTTTTATATTTTGAAAACTTCGGTGTATCCCTTTTCGGAAAACTGCTTATATATATTGAGTTTGTCTCGTTCTGAGTCATAAATGAAGAACGATCTTATTTTATTGAAGCATTTGATAATTTCAGCATTGACCGACTTCTGAATAAAGCAATTTGATGAAGGGTCTCTTTCTATGTAGTCGATAAACGTGTTTGATGATTTATCGAATAAGTAATAACCTTCTCCATAATTCCCTACAAATAATGCATAAGCATCTTTAAACTCATAAAGATGGCTCGCCATTTCATCCACTCCTTATGAAAGTATTATTTCGTACTGATTTCCCATAACTCGTTTTCGAGTGTATAGCAGCTCTTTGCCCAATTACAGAAATCCTCAATACCGCATATACCTAAGACATGTCCTCCTCTAGGGTTTTCAATGTATTTAATGACATCTTTTGATACGTCAATTGACTGAATCATTCGCACACTTTTATTGTCCGTGTAACGCTCACCTTCTGCTAATTCATATGGCTCCATCATACATCGCTCCTTATTAATATGTATTCTTCAATACCGTAGCACTTTCCTTGCTATAACTTAATAATACACCAAATTAATAGTATATTCAAGTTATTTATTTTTACTTTATAAACTCATTCTGTCCTATTCTCTTTTAATTTTCTCTATATCAACGCTCATAAATTCAGCAATTTTAATTTCTAATTCAGCCTTCACTCTAGTCATAAGCATCGTTATTCTACCTTTATATCCCCGACATAAATAATCGGCCGTTATTTCTTTTTTATTCCTTACTGGTTCAAACACTTTTATACCCCTGTATCTCAGCTCTTTGCGTATCTCGAATAGTTCCTGACTAATCTTATCCGTCAACGATTCCAATTGTAAGACAAATAGCTCACCAAATCTTAAGTGTGAGTTATTTGTCTTCTGAATATTATCTTGGAATGCATCTAATAAATACGGATATATAAGATACTTCTTAATAAGCGTTAATTCTTCTTCGTTCGGTATTTGTATTCGACTCTTCACATATAGTCGCTCCCTGAACCAATCAAATGAGATGATACAATTTCATCAAAGTCAATCCACTCATATCCATTTTCAATTTCGATCCGAAGTTTACTTGATAATTCACTAACAGCTACGACCGTTCCACTTATCCGTCTATTTTCATAAATCCCAAATATCTCAATTGAAATTTTTTCTCCTTCATGTAAAGATGTTAGGATATTTTGGGCAATAATTTCTTTTTCATCATTATGTAAAATCGGTTTTGTTTTCTCACCCAAATCTAATCGATGTTCATTGACCCTTTCCTTATGTTGAGGCAGCATCATTCTGCTTGATTCCCATATACCATTTCCTTGAAGTTTCTTAGTCATTTATAATGCCCTCCAATTTTTTCCGCTCTGTCAACGGCCTGACCGGCGTCCGTTAATGAACTTGCTCTAAGAATGGATACCTCACCAAATCGATCTTTAATATTATCCATCACCTTGTCTATTGCACGTTGACGTTCTTTATTGTCGAATAGAGTTAATTGATAAATATCGTCCTTAACTAAATCCGATAACGAAACGCCAACCCTTCTTACAGGCTGTCTGTCCCAATAATCGTAAAACAGTCTTTTTGCTGTTTCATATACATCCAAGGTTATATTTGTTGGATCAACAACTTTTATTTGTCTGCTAAAGCCTGTTTTGTAATCAAAGTCTGCACCAGATATGCTTACAGTAATTACGCTTCCCATTAACCCTTTCTTTCTTGCTCTTCTGCATACTTCAGAGCATAAGTCTAAAAGGACTACTTCAATTTCGCTGCCTGTTCTATAATCTCTGGGAAGGGTCATTCCGTTGCCTATATCCTTTTGCATTCTGTGAGTGTCCACGGACACAGGTGAATTATCTATTCCATTAGCTGTACGCCAAATAACTTCTCCATTAACTCCCCATTTGTTGCGAAGTGTGCTGAGTGGAGTTTTTGCAAGATCTCCAATTGTTAAAATACCCATCTTCCAAAGATGTTTCTCCATTCTGGAACCAATACCCCACATCTCCCTTACAGGATTATGCCATATGTGTTTATCTAACTCCTCTTTTTTCAAGTCGAATATTCCACCAGAAATTTTCTTTGCAATCATGTCGCAGCAAAGCTTACTGATTATTTTGTTCTCTCCAATTCCTGCCCGAGCATATATTCCTGTTTCACTGAGTATCTTGGTCTGGATATGTTTAGCTAGATGTATTGGATTATTTGCAAAAAGGTGCATTGATCCTGTAAACTCACAGAACATTTCATCTATACTGTACGGTTCAACTAAATCAGTGAACGATTCAATGATTTCAACAATTTGCATCGATACATCGATGTATTCCTGCATATGAGGTCTTATTACAATCAAATCAGGACACTTCTGCAACGCTTCCCATAATGCTTCAGCCGTTTTTACACCTTTCTGTTTAGCCAAAGGACATGCAGCCAGAATAATACCTGAACGCCTTGCTGGATCACCTGCTACTACTAGAGGTTTGTTTTTGTATTCTGGATGCTTTGCTTTCTCTACACTGGCATAAAAACTTTGCATATCAATCAGCATTACTGTTCTTTGTTTTTTCGACATGTACAAAAACCCCTTGTTAAGAACATGTGTTTGTATCAGTATTATACACCGAACACACGTTCTTTATGCAAGAGGAATTTTTTAACTTGGATCGAATATGTAATTGTTTGATTAGCAATATCTTATATTTTTCTTAAAACGATACTTTTATCTGGTTTTCTGTTTACAATTTAATGTTTTTATGAGTTTTTCATATCATTAATAATGAATTTTACGAACATATTCGTTGATTGCATCGTTTAAGCCCTGATGCAACATACAATATTGTTCTACGGTTAAAATTTGTTGAATTTCCTTTTCACTGACATTTTCGCGCCAACGATAATCGGAGTCATAAGCTGGTGACTTAGAAATTTTCTCAATATGTTCGTCCTGGTACTTTAACATTTCCTCCATAGTGAGGAACGCAGCTTCAAACTCATGCTTATCTTCTTCGTAAAGATTATAGATAGTGACATAAAGTAAAATGTAATTTTTAGATTCATAGTCTTCTGACATTGCTAAATCTCCTCCTTTATAAAAGCCCAATTTTATCAACTCTCTGATTGCCTGTTTAATGCTTCAGCAATTAATTCTGCATCATCTTTTTTTAGTCCTTCGGCC from Paenibacillus sophorae encodes:
- a CDS encoding YolD-like family protein — translated: MTKKLQGNGIWESSRMMLPQHKERVNEHRLDLGEKTKPILHNDEKEIIAQNILTSLHEGEKISIEIFGIYENRRISGTVVAVSELSSKLRIEIENGYEWIDFDEIVSSHLIGSGSDYM
- a CDS encoding DNA polymerase IV, encoding MSKKQRTVMLIDMQSFYASVEKAKHPEYKNKPLVVAGDPARRSGIILAACPLAKQKGVKTAEALWEALQKCPDLIVIRPHMQEYIDVSMQIVEIIESFTDLVEPYSIDEMFCEFTGSMHLFANNPIHLAKHIQTKILSETGIYARAGIGENKIISKLCCDMIAKKISGGIFDLKKEELDKHIWHNPVREMWGIGSRMEKHLWKMGILTIGDLAKTPLSTLRNKWGVNGEVIWRTANGIDNSPVSVDTHRMQKDIGNGMTLPRDYRTGSEIEVVLLDLCSEVCRRARKKGLMGSVITVSISGADFDYKTGFSRQIKVVDPTNITLDVYETAKRLFYDYWDRQPVRRVGVSLSDLVKDDIYQLTLFDNKERQRAIDKVMDNIKDRFGEVSILRASSLTDAGQAVDRAEKIGGHYK